Within Halalkalibaculum roseum, the genomic segment GGCCATCACCCTTGAAGGTGCTACCGAACACAACCTGAAAAGCCTTAAGGTAGATTTCCCCCTTGGCAAACTAATCTGCGTAACCGGTGTCAGCGGATCCGGAAAATCCACGTTGGTACATGATACCCTCTATGCAGGCATCCAGAAGCGAATGGGTACCTACAACGATAAGGTGGGCAGACACAAAGCCCTTTCGGGTCTCAATAATATCGATTCGGTAGAAATGGTCGATCAGTCACCTATCGGCAGATCTTCCCGATCCAATCCTGCCACCTACACCAAAGCTTTTGACGGAATCCGCGATCTCTTTGCAAATACGAGGCAGTCAAAGATTATGGGTTACGAACCCGGACATTTTTCATTCAATGTTCCCGGTGGCCGATGTGAGAACTGCCAGGGCGAAGGCATACAGAAAATTGAGATGCAGTTTATGGCCGATATTGAACTGACCTGTGAAGAGTGCGGCGGTAAACGCTATCGTAAGGATGTACTGCAGGTTAAATACCGAGGCAAAAATATTCACGATGTCTTGGAAATGTCGGTCTCCGAAGCACTGGAGTTTTTTGTGGATGAAACTTCAATCACCAACCGTCTACAACCCATGGAGGATGTGGGCCTTGGGTATCTCAAACTTGGGCAAAGTGCCACCACTCTTTCAGGTGGAGAGGCACAGCGAGTTAAACTTGCCAAATTCCTATCAAAATCGGCCGGCGACCATACGCTCTACTTCTTCGATGAGCCCACCACAGGACTTCATTTCGAAGATATTGCCAAACTGCTGGACTCCTTCAACGAGCTGGTTAACAACGGGCATACTGTTATCATCATTGAACACAACCTGGACGTCATCAAATGTGCTGACCATATTATTGATATCGGTCCTGAAGGCGGTTTTGCAGGTGGACAAATTGTTGGGGAAGGAACTCCGGAAGAGATCATGGAGATTGAAAAAAGCTATACCGGAAAGTATCTAAAAGACGTGCTATAAAACACGCCGGAAAAGAACTGAAATCAGACTTTTCAAAATGAAGTACAGGGCCCTGCTACTCAATCAACAGGCGCCTAATGACATTATTTTTGCGATCCACGACGAATAGAACAGACCCCCCATTTCGGCTTATAACTAGGTGATAGGGATCATTAAAACGCGCTTCTTTTCCGGATCCATTCTGTAGTCCCGCTTCACCGGTACCTGCAATCGTAGTTACCATTCCGTCTTTGATCATTCTGATTCTGTGGTTTTCGGAATCCGCCACGTACATGGTCCCATCGCGATCCACGGTTATCCCTAGGGGTTCATTAAAGCGTGCCTCATCCACCGGCCCGTCCTTAAATCCTCGAACACCTTCCCCCGCAAAGTTGCTGACAAAACCGGTATTCAGGTCGACCTTACGAATCCTGTGATTAAATAAATCTGAGACGTAGAGTACCGTTTCTTCCAAGTTCAAAGCCAGACTGACCGGCCGGTAAAAGAGCGCTTGTGGCCCTGGACCGTCTCGATAACCTCGTGCTCTCATACCTGCCAAGGTAGATACTTCTCCATTCGGACTAATGACCCTGATTTTATTATTGAAAGCATCGGCCACATATAGTGTGAGGTTGGACTGCTTTATTGCAACATCGGCCGGCACATTAAAGGTGGCTAATAGCTTTTCACCATTCTGATCACCGATAAACCCGCTTCCTGCAAATCGCGTTACTTCTCCTGCGGGACTGATAGCATGAACCAAATTATTAAATGAACCTGCAACATAAAGAGTCCCATCTACACCCAGTGCCATACCCATCGGATTGCTCGTAAAACCTGAAGCAAAGGTCGATACTGTCTGACTCCGGTAAACTTTCCGAATAGCGGTATTATGATAGTCCGATATGAAAATGCTACCGGCATCATTAACCTCAACTCCCCAGGGCTGGTTAAAACGAGCAGAAGATTGCTCCCCATCCACATTTCCTTCAAATCCGCTGCCTGCCTCCGTGGTTACGGTGACGGTTAACAGATAGTTAAAGACAGGTCCACTTACAGTTTGTTTGCCTATAGTCAGCGAAACGGGACCTGTTTTTGACCTTTTCGGGACCGTAACCTCAATTTCGCTCTCAGAAATGGTATTTATCTCAGCTTCTACACCATTGAAAGCTACTTTCAAACCTTGTGCAGCATCACTAAAACGGTCTCCGCGTATGGATACAGTTGTGCCGTAAGTACCGCTATCGGGTTCAACTGACTGAATGACCGGTAACTGATCGTCGGGAATATTTGTCGGCAAATCCGATTGATTGCACGCCACTGACAATGCAGAAATTGCGACTATAATTGTTAAAAGGTACCTGGGGTGCATTCTTGTAAATAAAGCTTTTGAATGAATAGCGGAATCGATTAGAGGCTTAGATAATTCCGCTTCCAAATAGCAAAGTAATAAAACAACCACATTACTTCTAACTTACAGGCACTACAATACCATAAATAGCAGGCATCTATAAACTGTAGAATACGTACTAAGTACCGGGATATATGGATATTTATAATATTATTTTTACGTATTTGAATACGTATAATTGATTAAATACTAAGATGTCTAGAATTATTAATATTATTTAATCTAGCCTGTTATTTGTAACATCTCACTATAGATTCATCTTTGTATAAAGTATTTGCCATCATTCTAAAACTAATTACTTCTATTATGAAAAAATTATTCGCTTTACTACTTGTAATCGGCCTGGTAACATCCGCCGGTGTAGACACGCTTAAAGCACAATCACCGCTTAATTTTGGCCTAAGAGCGGGATTAAACTTCGCCAATTTCAATGATTTAGATGGAGATAGACCTGATTCTCGAACCGGAATTATGGTTGGGGGTTACTTAAACTTCAAGGTTCCTATGAGTCCTGTATCTATTCAACCTGAAGTACTCTACACTCAAAAAGGGGCTGAAGAATCAGGAGCAACCGTAGAGTTGGATTATCTCGAAATTCCGGTACTTGCCAAATTTAGCTTCGCTCCCGGTCCTGCCACTCCTCATGTATATGTCGGTCCTTACGTAGGTTTTGTCCTGAACAGTGAGATTTCCGGTGGCGGTGGAAGCGTTGAAATCGACAATGCTCAAACTGACTTTGGCGGTATTGTTGGTGCCGGTCTGGATATTAACCTGGGTCTGACGAAACTCAATGCCGGTGCCCGGTACGGTTTCGGACTAAATGATGCTTTTGATAACGGACAAGGTAAAAACGGTGTCTTTTCCATCGTTGTTGGAGTCGCTTTGTAAGTTTTGCCTTATCTTTTGTTGACCCTTTCAGAGGCAATCCAATACGGATTGCCTCTTTTTTATTAAACAAGTATTCTTATCACACTGTTAAATTACTACTTCTCAATGCGATTTTATTATCATGCCTAAAAGCACGTTCTTTCCTGTTTTCATTCTTCTTTTTTGTACTCTATCTCTCTACTCATGCAGTGAACAGTCACGATCTCCCGTGCCGGACATGCAAGACCAGCCCCGGCTGCTGGTATTTACTAAAACCGAAGGCTACCGGCATGCTTCTATACCAAAAGGTGTTGAAGCATTGGAAAAGATAGCAAGTGAAAACGGGTGGAGTATTCATCATACCGAAGATGCCTCCGTTTTTAATCCTGATACGCTTAATACTTACCGAACGGTAATTTTCCTGAGCACCACAGGAGATATTTTCAACGAAACTCAACAGAATGCATTTGAAGATTTTATCCAAAATGGGGGCGGTTTTGTAGGTATTCACGCCGCAACCGATACGGAATATGATTGGCCCTGGTATGGGGATATGGTGGGTGCCTATTTCGAGAGCCATCCCCAAATACAGGAAGCGCGACTTAAGGTGGTAGATAGGAGTCACCCTTCAACCGATTTTCTCCCAGAGGAGTGGATCAGAACCGATGAGTGGTACAATTTTATGGATATTAATCCGGGCATCAACGTACTTATTAACCTTGATGAAAACAGTTATGAGGGCGGCAACAATGGGGACAATCACCCGATTGCCTGGTTTCACAAATTTGAGGGAGGGCACATCTTCTACACGGGTGGCGGACATACCTCTGAAAGCTTTGACAGTGAGCCCTTCCTGAATCATCTGAAGGGTGGGATTGAATATGTCTTACAAAATTCTTTAGAATAA encodes:
- a CDS encoding IPT/TIG domain-containing protein, translated to MPTNIPDDQLPVIQSVEPDSGTYGTTVSIRGDRFSDAAQGLKVAFNGVEAEINTISESEIEVTVPKRSKTGPVSLTIGKQTVSGPVFNYLLTVTVTTEAGSGFEGNVDGEQSSARFNQPWGVEVNDAGSIFISDYHNTAIRKVYRSQTVSTFASGFTSNPMGMALGVDGTLYVAGSFNNLVHAISPAGEVTRFAGSGFIGDQNGEKLLATFNVPADVAIKQSNLTLYVADAFNNKIRVISPNGEVSTLAGMRARGYRDGPGPQALFYRPVSLALNLEETVLYVSDLFNHRIRKVDLNTGFVSNFAGEGVRGFKDGPVDEARFNEPLGITVDRDGTMYVADSENHRIRMIKDGMVTTIAGTGEAGLQNGSGKEARFNDPYHLVISRNGGSVLFVVDRKNNVIRRLLIE
- a CDS encoding porin family protein — encoded protein: MKKLFALLLVIGLVTSAGVDTLKAQSPLNFGLRAGLNFANFNDLDGDRPDSRTGIMVGGYLNFKVPMSPVSIQPEVLYTQKGAEESGATVELDYLEIPVLAKFSFAPGPATPHVYVGPYVGFVLNSEISGGGGSVEIDNAQTDFGGIVGAGLDINLGLTKLNAGARYGFGLNDAFDNGQGKNGVFSIVVGVAL
- a CDS encoding ThuA domain-containing protein; this encodes MQDQPRLLVFTKTEGYRHASIPKGVEALEKIASENGWSIHHTEDASVFNPDTLNTYRTVIFLSTTGDIFNETQQNAFEDFIQNGGGFVGIHAATDTEYDWPWYGDMVGAYFESHPQIQEARLKVVDRSHPSTDFLPEEWIRTDEWYNFMDINPGINVLINLDENSYEGGNNGDNHPIAWFHKFEGGHIFYTGGGHTSESFDSEPFLNHLKGGIEYVLQNSLE